DNA from Bradyrhizobium japonicum USDA 6:
TGTCCACGTGAATACGGCCCTTACACGACGATCTACAATCGCTTCAATCGCTGGGCCAAGCGAGGACGATGGTGCGCAATCTTCGAAGCGCTGGCCAAGCCTGGCGAAGACGGCGTCGTACTGTCGCTCGACTCGACCTCGATTAAAGCTCACCGGTGTGCCTCCGGCGGAAAAGGGGGAGCACAATCAAGCAATCGGCCGCTCGCGCGGAGGCCGCACGACAAAAATCCATGCGCTGAGCGATCCGCTCTGCCGGCCGGTCGTCCTGCATCTGACTCCAGGCCAAGATGCCGATATCGCTGCGGCTCCCGATGTCCTGGCGCTCGCGCCACCCATGAGCGTGCTCCTCGCCGACAAAGGGTATGATGGCGACAAGCTTCGCGGCGCAATCATTCGTCGTGGCGCCAAGCCCGTAATCCCCAATAAATCTAACCGTGTCGTCATCCATCGCTTCAACAAACGCGCCTACAAAGGACGAAATGTCATCGAACGCTGCTTTTGCAGGCTCAAGGACTTCCGGCGCATCGCCACGCGATATGACAAGCTCGCCCGTAATTTTTTGGCCGCTGTTCATCTCGCCGCTCTCGTCGCATATTGGCTCAATTGAGTCTGGACCCTAAATCTTCTCGTTGCGCTCGACGCCGTGATGACGGCGCGCAACCTCACAGCGGCGGCTCGCAAAATCAATCTGAGCCAGCCTGCTATGAGCGCTGCGATCGCACGGCTGCGCACCTATTTCCGCGATGAACTCTTTACTATGAGAGGTCGCGAACTCGTCCCGACACCTGGCGCGGAAGCGCTTGCAGGTCCGGTTCGCGAGGCCCTGCTGCACATCCAACTCTCAATCATATCGCGGGACGCGCTCGACCCTGCTCAATCGAGCCGACGCTTCAGGGTCATTCTCTCAGATTTCATGACGATCGTTTTTTTCCGCAGAATTGTGGACCGCATGGCGCAAGAAGCCCCCGCGGTGCGCTTCGAACTGCTGCCATTTTCTGATGAACCGGATGAGCTGCTGCGGCGGGGCGAGGTCGACTTTCTCATTCTGCCGGAACTTTTCATGTCGAGCGCGCACCCTAAGGCGACGCTGTTCGACGAGAGCCTCGTATGCGTCGGATGCCGCGCGAACAAGCAGCTATCCCGGCAGCTTACGTTCGAACAATACATCTCGATGGGGCACGTTACTGCCAAGTTCGGACGCGCACTGAGACCGAACCTCGAAGAATGGTTTTTGCTTGAGCACGGCCTGAGGAGACGAATTGAGGTCGTCGTGCAGGGCTTTAGCCTGATTCCGCCCCTGTTGCTAGACACGAGCCGTATCGGCACGATGCCCTTACGACTGGCCAGGCACTTCGAAAAGCGGATGCCGTTGCGGATCATCCAACCGCCCCTCCCCCTGCCCACATTCACAGAGGCCCTGCAGTGGCCCTCATTCCACAATACCGACCCCGCGAGCATCTGGATGCGTCGGATATTGCTCGAGGAAGCATCCAACATGGCATCTGGGGACCAGGAGCCTCCAACTCGCAGGCGCTGTTAGGCTTACCTTAAGCTGCGCTCTGAACATCCCCGGCACACTGTAGAACCTTCGACGTGCCCCGTTTTCTTTCGTCTCTCCAGGGTATGGAGGTGAGAAGGAGCCACAGACGCGCAATGCGACGATCGGTCGCGAAGCCTTTTCCAGTTGTGCGCGTGGTGACCTCGAAGGTGCGGTTTGATGCGCTCACGACGCATTCAGGCTACGTCCGGCAACCATCGCAGAAGAATATGCCTGCCGTGCAAATGTTTGGCTCTATCACTAAAATGTCTTGAACCGCACATTGCGTCAGGTTGTAGGTTGCTCTCGTGACAAGCGCTGCACGACCCAGCTGTCGACACCGCGCTTTGGCACGCTGACGAACACTGGGCTGATCTGCCATCAGCGGACTGAACGACCCTGCTGCGTGGCCGGCCGGAACCGGCAAGACCAATTAGCTTGGAGCTCCCGACGCTTTCCCGCCGCTGCCGATCGGCTTTCCGCCTGCTCTCCATTGTTGCGGTCATCTCGCAAGCTTCCTTTCCCGGGCGCAGGAATGAGCCGATGTCCATTGGGGCGGGCCAAGACGATTGCTCCAGGCGCTGGCGCCACCGCACGCTATTGCGCAGCAACGACGTTTGTGCCGGATAGGAAGAGATGCGTTTCAAAGGTCTGGATCTAAATCTTCTGGTCGCGCTGGATGCTCTAATAACTGAGCGCAACCTCTCGTCAGCCGCACGCAAGATCAATCTTAGTCAGCCGGCAATGAGCGCAGCCGTTGCCCGGCTGCGCAAGCATTTCCGTGATGAACTGTTTGGAATGAGGGGGCGCGAACTTGTCTTGAGCTCACGCGCGGAAGGGCTCGCGGCTCCTGTGCGCGAGGCTCTGATGCACATTGAACTCTCGATTATGGCCCGACATCCGTTCGACCCAGCTCGATTGAACCGCCGATTCAGGATCGTCCTTTCTGACTTCGTAACAGTTGTGCTCTTCCGAAATGTCGTAGCACGCGTCACGCGAGAAGCCCCCGCCGTCAGCTTCGAATTGGCTGCGCCGACCGATGAACACGAGCTGCTCCTCCGCCGCGGTGAAGTCGATTTTGTTATCCGGCCAGATTTTTTCATGTCCAGCACGCACCCCAGAGCGGCCCTATTCGAGGAGCGACTCGTCTGCGTAGGCTGCTGCACCAATAGGGAATTACAACCCCGGCTTACATTCGATCGATATATGTCGATGGGTCACGTTGCAGTTAAGCACGGAGGTGCGCCCCGGACGCCAGTTGAGCATTCCTTTTTGACTGATCTCGGACCCACGCGGCGCATCGACATCCTCGTGCAGAGCTTCAGCATGATCCCGCCTCTCATAGTTGGGACGAACCGCATAGGCACGATGCCATTAGGGCTCGTGAGGCATTTCCAAAGAACGATGCCCCTTCGGATCGTTGAGCTTCCGCATCCATTCCCCGCCTTCACCGAGGCGGTCCAATGGCCCTCACTTCACAACAGCGACCCGGGAAGTCTGTGGATGAGGGACATTTTGTTTCAGGAGGCCACCCGCATGGCAACTACACAAGAGCTCCGTGTGACCAGCAGCCCGGAAGACGCGGAGCCCCCGGGACATTTCGTGCGATCCGTCTCACCGTTGCCGTAAGCACATTCGCGAAGTCTACGAACCTCACATTCCAACACTTGTCTCAACACACAATTCCTGCTCGCCTGGCTTGCTCTTATTGCCGGGGGAAAGGATCCTTGCGGCAGGCAAGAGGCGCTTTCGCTCTTCGCACCTCCGCCTCGGGGGCGAGAAACGGCAGACTGCCGACTTGATGCTTTTAGGGACGGGAACGGAACGGG
Protein-coding regions in this window:
- a CDS encoding IS5 family transposase (programmed frameshift), which codes for MRAGLFWLNDRQWARIEPHLPRGLTGPDRDDDRRIVSGIIHMLQSGARWRDCPREYGPYTTIYNRFNRWAKRGRWCAIFEALAKPGEDGVVLSLDSTSIKAHRCASGGKGGAQSQAIGRSRGGRTTKIHALSDPLCRPVVLHLTPGQDADIAAAPDVLALAPPMSVLLADKGYDGDKLRGAIIRRGAKPVIPNKSNRVVIHRFNKRAYKGRNVIERCFCRLKDFRRIATRYDKLARNFLAAVHLAALVAYWLN
- the nodD2 gene encoding transcriptional regulator NodD2, with the translated sequence MRFKGLDLNLLVALDALITERNLSSAARKINLSQPAMSAAVARLRKHFRDELFGMRGRELVLSSRAEGLAAPVREALMHIELSIMARHPFDPARLNRRFRIVLSDFVTVVLFRNVVARVTREAPAVSFELAAPTDEHELLLRRGEVDFVIRPDFFMSSTHPRAALFEERLVCVGCCTNRELQPRLTFDRYMSMGHVAVKHGGAPRTPVEHSFLTDLGPTRRIDILVQSFSMIPPLIVGTNRIGTMPLGLVRHFQRTMPLRIVELPHPFPAFTEAVQWPSLHNSDPGSLWMRDILFQEATRMATTQELRVTSSPEDAEPPGHFVRSVSPLP